The Komagataeibacter sp. FNDCR2 nucleotide sequence TGACATGCGAAGCCCGGGACGGGATGACCGCAGACACTCTGGATGCGGCCATCACGTCTCTCCTGACCTTGTGGGATGTCAACGCAGTGAAGCCGGAAACAGAAAAGCGGCCCAAAAAACGCTGACGGGCTGAAGGAGGCGAGGCCAGCCGGTCGCAGCACGATTCTTCCGTATCGTTCGGTCCATAATTTCTTGACCTCGCCCCACGCTCCTTTTATGGATCGGTCGGTATGGAAATGGTGCCTTCGGAACACGACGCCATGCCTCCTCAAGGAATCCGATCATGACCCCATCAAAAATCGCCCTCGTCACGGGTGCCAATCGCGGCATCGGCTACAGCATCGCGAAGCATCTGATGGCCGCCGGCATCAGCGTGATCGGCACCTATCATGCCAATGAAGACGAGGCGAAGGCTGCTGAAACCGCCCTCAGCCAGAAGGACGCAAAGCTGCGCATGCTGCAGCTAGACATCGCAGATCATACGTCGTTCACGAATTTTGCAGAGGAGGTCAAAACCCTTCTCGCAAACGAGTTCGAGCAACAGGCACTGAATTACGTTGTCCAGAACGCTGGCAACATCATTCACACACGCTTCGATGCCGCGACATCCGAACAGGTCGACAATCAGTATAACATTCACTTCAAGGGCCCTTGTCTGCTGACGGTAGCCCTTCTTCCACTGATCCGTGATGGTGGCCGCATTCTCAACATCACCTCTGCCGCGACGCGCTTCTACCTGCCGGATCACGGTCCTTACGCGGCCATGAAAGCCGCGACCGAAGTCATCTCGCTCTATATGGCGAAGGAACTGGGCGCGCGGGGCATTACTGTCAATGCGGTCGCACCTGGCGCGGTCGCATCAGATTTCGGTGGCGGTCTGGTCCGTGATGATGCCACGGTCAACAAAAGTCTCGCGGAGATCACGCCGCTGGGGCGTGTCGGCCAACCCGACGACATCGGGGCCGCGGTGCGTGGCCTTCTGTCTGACGACATGCATTGGGTAAATGGCCAGCGCATCGAAGTGACGGGCGGCCAGTCACTTTGATCCCACACAGAAAAGGGCAGGGGGTATCCGTATGATCCACGTTATGGCCAGCAGCGTCATCAATGCACCCGTTTCGTCCGTATGGAGGCTGATCCGTGATTTCGGCACCCTTGGTCGCTGGTTGCCGGGCGTGAAAAGCTGCGTGATCGAAGGCGATGATCCCGGTGATCGTGTCGGCGCGATCCGCCGTGTTGAAATGGGTGATGTCGGTGTGATCCGTGAACAGCTTCTGGCGCTGTCCGACGTGGAGCATGCAGTGACGTTCTCGATCATTGAATCGGCCCTGCCGATCCGGAACTACCGCTCGACCATCACGCTTCTGCCCATAACAGATGGCGATCGCACGTTTATCCGCTGGCGCGGCCAGTTCGAAGCATCGGCCGAACATGCTGCCAGCATGGAGACCCGGATGCCGACACACATCTACCAGCCAGCGTTCGACAGGCTGACAGAAATTCTGGCGTTGAGGGAAACGCGGTCATGACCAGCTTTCATGGTAAATCCGTTCTCGTGCTGGGGGGCAGTCGCGGGATTGGGGCCGCCATCGTGCGTCGCTTCGCAACGGATGGCGCCAAAGTCATTTTCACGTATCTGTCCTCCCCTGACGATGCCCAGGCCCTGGCGGCCGAGACCGGAAGCAGGGCCATGCGCGCCGACAGTGGCGACCGGGACGCTCTCATCGCGCTGATCGCCTCGCTCGGCCCTCTCGACGTGCTGGTCGTCAATTCCGGAATTCTGGGCGCGGGTGACCCGCTGGACATGCCGCCAGATGCCATCGATCGGCTTTTCCGCATCAATACCCTCGCGCCTTATCACGCGGCGGTTGCCGCCGCACGGAATATACCTGACGGCGGCCGCATCATCCTGATCGGCTCCGCCAATGCCGACCGGATGCCGATGACTGGCCTTGCCGCCTACAGCGCCAGCAAGGCGGCACTGAAAGGCATGGTCAAGGGACTGGCGCGCGATTTCGGGGCGCGCGGCATCACCGTCAATGTTGTCCAGCCCGGCCCCACCGATACCGACATGAACCCTGCCGATGGGCCATTGAAGGACGTCATGCACGACTTCATGGCGATCAAGCGCCATGCCACGGGCGCGGAGATCGCGGGGCTGGTCGCGTATCTTGCCGGGCCAGAGGCCGGCATCATCACGGGGGCTGCATACAATATCGATGGTGGCTTCGCGGCCTGACGGAATTATTGACCTCCATTCACCCGCTGGAAAAAGGAACGAGGGCCATGACCCATTCATCCGCTAATGCCGCCAACGCGGGCACTTTCACGATCGGTGGCGATCTCAGCGTTCATCGGCTTGGCTTCGGCGCGATGCGCATCACAGGCCCGGGCATATGGGGACCGCCCGCCGATCATGATGAGGCCATCCGCACGCTGAGGCGCCTTCCGGAGATCGGCGTCAACTTCATCGACACCGCCGATTCCTACGGTCCCGATGTCTCGGAATGGTTGATCAGGGAAGCGCTGTACCCGTACCGCAAGGGCCTCGTGATCGCGACCAAGGGTGGTTTGACCCGGTCGGGACCGGATATCTGGAAGCCGGTCGGGCGGCCGGAATACCTGCTGCAGCAGGTACACAAGAGCCTGCGCAATCTCGGCGTCGAGCAGATTGATCTGTGGCAGTTGCACCGGATCGATCCCAAGGTCCCGGCCGATGAGCAGTTCGATGCGGTCAGGTCCTTCATCGACCAGAAACTGATCCGTCATGCGGGGCTGAGCGAGGTGTCCGTCGCAGACATCAAGGCTGCGTCAAAGTTCTTTGACGTAGCCACCGTCCAGAACCGCTATAATCTCGTTGATCGCATCAGCGAGGACGTGCTCGATTATTGCACGGCGCAGAACATCGGGTTCATCCCCTGGTTTCCGCTCGCCGCCGGTGATCTCGCGAAGCCGGGCTCAATTCTGGACACCATGGCAGGAAAATACGGCGCGCACCCGAGCCAGATCGCACTGGCATGGGTCCTGAAACGCAGTCCGGTAATGCTGCCAATTCCCGGCACCTCGAAGGTCGCGCATCTGGAGCAGAATGTCGCTGCTGCTGACATCAGCCTCTCTGACGAGGACTTCGTGGCACTGGATTCAGAAGGCCGCAAGGCATTTCAGTCAACGCCGTAGGGAAGGATCCCGGACAGTCACAGTTCCAGTCCCGAGAGGCCGGGGTGATTGTCCGGACGACCCCTGACATTTTCGCTTTCGGTGCCAATAAGGCTGCTCCAATGAAAATTTACGACTGGCCCACAGGACCTTATCCAGCCCGTGTCCGGATTGCCTTGGCAGAAAAGAATCTCCAGTCCGACGTCGAATTCGTGCCGGTTAACCTGTGGAAAGGGGAACACAAGAGCTCTGCTTTCCTCGCCAAGAATTATTCCGGAACGTTGCCAGTTCTTGAACTGGACAACGGAATTTGCCTCGCTGAATGTACGGCGATCACGGTCTATCTTGATGCGCTTGTCGGGGAACCCACGCTGACCGGTCGAACGCTGCTTGAGAAAGGCGTGATCCAGATGATGACAAAACGTGCCGAGATCGAGATGCTGGACGCCATCAGCGTCTATTTTCATCATGCCACACCGGGTCTTGGTCCAGATGTGGAACTCTACCAGAACCGGGAGTGGGGCCTCCGCCAGCGTGACAAGGCTTTGCGCGGAATGCATTACTTCGATGCGGTACTGAGGAAACAGTCCTTCATAGCTGGTGAGGCTTTCTCGATGGCGGATATTGCAGTCATCGGGGGCTTTATATTTGCAGCAGCCGTAAAATTGCCGATCCCGCAGGAATGCGAAGCACTTTTAGACTGGTTCGCGAGGATGCAGGAGCGTCCGAGTGTCCGCGAACAACTGGCAATTGTTCCGCCAAAGCGCTGAAGCGCAAAGCAGTTCCGAGCGGATCGGCAGCGTTCGCCCTCATGTCTGGCATTTGCCCTTTTGAGCTGAATAGCCCTGTCCCGGACAGGATTCTGTCCGGGACAGGGAACGGCATCATGCCTGTCAGGCGACGCGGATCAGTTTACGGTTGATGAACTCCTCAATGCCCAGGAAGGACAGTTCGCGGCCAAAGCCAGAGTTCTTGATCCCGCCAAAGGGCAGTTCCGGGGCTGCGGCCGTCGCCGTGTTGATGAACATCATGCCGGTTTCGACTGCTTCGGCCACCCGTTCCGCCCGGCCAAGGTCACGCGAGAACACGAACCCGCCAAGGCCATAGGGTGAGTCATTGGCCAGTTCGATGGCCTCATGCTCGCCCGCGACCTTGTGCACGACGGCAACGGGGCCGAAAATCTCCTGATAGAAGACCGGGTTGTCCTTTGACACATTGGTCAGGATGGTCGGTTCCATGAAGAAGCCTGTCCGCTCCATCCGCTTGCCCCCGGCCACCAGCGTCGCTCCTGCCCTGACCGCTTCGTCGGTCTGCGCCAGTGCGGTGTCGAGTGCCTTCCTGCTGCTCATCGGGCCATGGGTGGTGCCCTCGGCCAGCGGATCACCAATGCGGAACTGCGTGATCGCCTTTTTCAGGCCCGCGAGGAAGGCGTCATAGACCTTCTCATGCACGATCATGCGCTTGGCCGCCGTGCAGACCTGCCCGTTATTGGCAAACCGGCCCCACGTCGCCCACTTGACCGCCAGTTCAAGGTCCGCGTCATCCAGCACGATGAACGCGTCGCTGCCGCCAAGTTCCATCGTGTCCTTCTTCAGCGCCGCCCCCGCTTCGGCCGCGACCGTCTGGCCCGCGCGTTCGCTGCCGGTCAGGGCGACGCCACGGATGCGGACATCCCTGATCAGTTCGGCCGACTGATCGTTGTCGAGGAAGATATTGGTATAGACGCCAGCAGGCGCGCCCGCGTTATGAAACAGCTTTTCAAAGGCCAGCGCGCATTGCGGCACGTTGGGCGCGTGCTTGGCGATGACCACGTTGCCCGCCATCAGGTTCGGCCCCGCCACGCGGGCAAGCTGGTAATAGGGGAAATTCCATGGCTCGATACAGTAGATCAGGCCCAGAGGCTGGTTGATGATCTTCGCATGGCCTTCCTTAACCTTCAGATGCGTGGGGGCAAGGAATTCTGCCGCACCATCGGCATAGAAGGACAGGATATCAGCGGTGATGTCGATTTCTTCCAGCGCGTCAGGCAGGGCCTTGCCCATTTCGGTCGCGATCAGGCGCGCATGGGCCACCCGGTCGCGGCGCAGCAGGTCGGCGGCCTTCGACATGATGACCTTGCGAGCGGCGATATCGCGCTTCTTCCAGTCGGTCTTCCACACATGGTCCGCGCGATCGACAATCGCCTTCATCTGCGCGGCGGTGTGCAGTTCGAACGTGCGTTCCACGGTTTCCGTGGTCGGGTTGAGGGTCTGGTAAAAACTCATTGGTCCGTTTCCCTGTTTATTGGTTATGGAAAGGGTAGTCGGTGTAGCCATGCGCGCTGCCGCCATACATCGTCGCCGGGTCCAGCGGATTGAGCGGCCAGTTATGTTCCAGCCGCGCGGGCAGGTCCGGATTGGCGATGAACTTCCGGCCAAAGCCGATCATGTCCGCCCATCCATGGCCCAGCACATGCTGCGCCTTGTGCAGGTCGTACCGACCCGCGCACAGGATGCGGCCGCCAAAGATGTCGCGCACGCTGGCGCGGAAGGCGTCCGGCATTTCGGGTGCGTTGTCCCAATCAGCCTCGGCCAGCGAGACATAGGCGATGCCTGCCTCGGCCAGCACGCGTACGGCCTGCGTGTAGGTCTCCGCCGGATTGTCCTCCAGCAGGCCGAGATAGACGCGCTCTTGTGTGGTCGTGCCAAACAGCGGGGAAAACCGCACGCCCATCCTGTCAGGCGTAACCACGGCGGAGACGGCTTCCACCACCTCGCGCAGGAAGCGCAGGCGGTTGGACAGGCTGCCGCCATAAGCATCGGTGCGGAAATTGGCGCGTTCGGATAGGAACTGGTTGATCAGATACCCATTGGCGGCGTGGATCTCCACGCCATCGAAGCCTGCGGACAGCGCATTACGCGCCGCCTGCGCATACATCTCCACCAGTTCATGGATTTCGGGGACGGAAAGTGTGCGCGGCATGTCGGGTGGGACCAGCTTTCCCGTGCCCGGTCCCGTGGGGATGAACACGTTTACGCCTGTTGCCGCGACGGCGGCCGGGGCGATCGGTGCCTCATGACCGGGCTGCAATGCGCGGTGGGAGACGCGGCCGACATGCCACAATTGTGCAAAGATGGGCCGCCGCGTTGCGTGCACCGCGTCGGTGACGAGTTTCCAGCCTGCGATCTGTTCGGGGGAGTAAATGCCCGGCGTCCACGCATAACCCTGTCCGCGGGGTTCGATCTGCGTGCCTTCGGTAATCAGGCAACCCGCCCGAGTGCGCTGCGCGTAATATTCGGCCATCAACGCGTTGGCGATGTCTCCGGGCTGGGTACTGCGGCAGCGTGTCAGTGGCGGCAGGAAGATCCGGTTTTCAAGGGGAAGGTCGCCCAGTCGCACGGGACCGAATAACGAAGATGAAGATA carries:
- a CDS encoding aldo/keto reductase — translated: MTHSSANAANAGTFTIGGDLSVHRLGFGAMRITGPGIWGPPADHDEAIRTLRRLPEIGVNFIDTADSYGPDVSEWLIREALYPYRKGLVIATKGGLTRSGPDIWKPVGRPEYLLQQVHKSLRNLGVEQIDLWQLHRIDPKVPADEQFDAVRSFIDQKLIRHAGLSEVSVADIKAASKFFDVATVQNRYNLVDRISEDVLDYCTAQNIGFIPWFPLAAGDLAKPGSILDTMAGKYGAHPSQIALAWVLKRSPVMLPIPGTSKVAHLEQNVAAADISLSDEDFVALDSEGRKAFQSTP
- a CDS encoding glutathione S-transferase, translating into MKIYDWPTGPYPARVRIALAEKNLQSDVEFVPVNLWKGEHKSSAFLAKNYSGTLPVLELDNGICLAECTAITVYLDALVGEPTLTGRTLLEKGVIQMMTKRAEIEMLDAISVYFHHATPGLGPDVELYQNREWGLRQRDKALRGMHYFDAVLRKQSFIAGEAFSMADIAVIGGFIFAAAVKLPIPQECEALLDWFARMQERPSVREQLAIVPPKR
- a CDS encoding NAD-dependent succinate-semialdehyde dehydrogenase, with protein sequence MSFYQTLNPTTETVERTFELHTAAQMKAIVDRADHVWKTDWKKRDIAARKVIMSKAADLLRRDRVAHARLIATEMGKALPDALEEIDITADILSFYADGAAEFLAPTHLKVKEGHAKIINQPLGLIYCIEPWNFPYYQLARVAGPNLMAGNVVIAKHAPNVPQCALAFEKLFHNAGAPAGVYTNIFLDNDQSAELIRDVRIRGVALTGSERAGQTVAAEAGAALKKDTMELGGSDAFIVLDDADLELAVKWATWGRFANNGQVCTAAKRMIVHEKVYDAFLAGLKKAITQFRIGDPLAEGTTHGPMSSRKALDTALAQTDEAVRAGATLVAGGKRMERTGFFMEPTILTNVSKDNPVFYQEIFGPVAVVHKVAGEHEAIELANDSPYGLGGFVFSRDLGRAERVAEAVETGMMFINTATAAAPELPFGGIKNSGFGRELSFLGIEEFINRKLIRVA
- a CDS encoding SRPBCC family protein, with protein sequence MIHVMASSVINAPVSSVWRLIRDFGTLGRWLPGVKSCVIEGDDPGDRVGAIRRVEMGDVGVIREQLLALSDVEHAVTFSIIESALPIRNYRSTITLLPITDGDRTFIRWRGQFEASAEHAASMETRMPTHIYQPAFDRLTEILALRETRS
- a CDS encoding alkene reductase, which produces MSSSSLFGPVRLGDLPLENRIFLPPLTRCRSTQPGDIANALMAEYYAQRTRAGCLITEGTQIEPRGQGYAWTPGIYSPEQIAGWKLVTDAVHATRRPIFAQLWHVGRVSHRALQPGHEAPIAPAAVAATGVNVFIPTGPGTGKLVPPDMPRTLSVPEIHELVEMYAQAARNALSAGFDGVEIHAANGYLINQFLSERANFRTDAYGGSLSNRLRFLREVVEAVSAVVTPDRMGVRFSPLFGTTTQERVYLGLLEDNPAETYTQAVRVLAEAGIAYVSLAEADWDNAPEMPDAFRASVRDIFGGRILCAGRYDLHKAQHVLGHGWADMIGFGRKFIANPDLPARLEHNWPLNPLDPATMYGGSAHGYTDYPFHNQ
- a CDS encoding SDR family NAD(P)-dependent oxidoreductase translates to MTPSKIALVTGANRGIGYSIAKHLMAAGISVIGTYHANEDEAKAAETALSQKDAKLRMLQLDIADHTSFTNFAEEVKTLLANEFEQQALNYVVQNAGNIIHTRFDAATSEQVDNQYNIHFKGPCLLTVALLPLIRDGGRILNITSAATRFYLPDHGPYAAMKAATEVISLYMAKELGARGITVNAVAPGAVASDFGGGLVRDDATVNKSLAEITPLGRVGQPDDIGAAVRGLLSDDMHWVNGQRIEVTGGQSL
- the bdcA gene encoding SDR family oxidoreductase → MTSFHGKSVLVLGGSRGIGAAIVRRFATDGAKVIFTYLSSPDDAQALAAETGSRAMRADSGDRDALIALIASLGPLDVLVVNSGILGAGDPLDMPPDAIDRLFRINTLAPYHAAVAAARNIPDGGRIILIGSANADRMPMTGLAAYSASKAALKGMVKGLARDFGARGITVNVVQPGPTDTDMNPADGPLKDVMHDFMAIKRHATGAEIAGLVAYLAGPEAGIITGAAYNIDGGFAA